The following are from one region of the Oncorhynchus kisutch isolate 150728-3 unplaced genomic scaffold, Okis_V2 Okis03b-Okis08b_hom, whole genome shotgun sequence genome:
- the LOC109877749 gene encoding uncharacterized protein LOC109877749 isoform X2 yields the protein MSCSAYSCKNRGHDTYDKNNQLRAKKVRLHRFPLSDTKRLKKWIHQTRLKAWKPTKSSRLCSEHFQEKYLITPSTGRGIRLRNDAIPTIFSFPSQFQKKKTAGTRKRVTLFPEDRVPEDVSSIQAEPKCSAVSTRLKKTPSYLNHSIWHPSHFHDDYCIPQSIDWAVKDKPNEVPPSALQKQGLIFIPKLAIRIKEKWEWLTMEVKGPFPETQIGHRFVLTVMDYYSKWVEAYPMKTCTSKEIAKIISDLISRFGFPVGILCCLGVMLTVEINSALGDLKKLTGQLIFYRPLGVSLDPVTKSLVDRLVSDLVKEHPDHWDVYLAASVFSFCCKEHPTTRQIPLSLLRCGGTQSVSTSPRKLPYNGIKGRTFVILEAQPPTKEVCAQCSQCLEWLLVTQDSELKRYEEMKLGDEDYTHTCVSCRVAMSCRVALEVMRG from the exons ATGTCATGTTCAGCTTACAGCTGTAAGAATAGAGGACATGATACATATGATAAAAATAATCAGTTGCGTGCTAAAAAAGTTAGGCTTCACAG ATTTCCACTGAGCGACACCAAAAGACTAAAAAAGTGGATCCACCAGACGAGACTGAAAGCCTGGAAGCCAACCAAAAGCTCCAGACTGTGTTCCGAGCATTTCCAGGAGAAGTACCTGATAACACCCTCAACTGGGCGCGGTATTCGTTTACGTAATGATGCCATTCCAACTATATTTTCCTTTCCTAGTCAGTTCCAAAAAAAG AAAACAGCTGGAACGAGGAAAAGAGTAACCTTG TTTCCTGAGGATCGTGTTCCTGAGGATGTGTCATCAATACAAGCTGAGCCAAAGTG TTCTGCAGTATCAACACGGTTGAAGAAGACTCCCAGTTACTTAAACCACAGTATATGGCACCCAAGTCATTTCCATGACGACTACTGTATACCACAG AGTATTGACTGGGCTGTGAAAGATAAACCAAATGAA GTCCCACCTTCAGCTTTACAAAAGCAAGGGCTGATCTTCATCCCCAAGCTCGCAATCAGG ATCAAGGAGAAATGGGAATGGCTGACAATGGAAGTGAAGGGGCCATTTCCAGAGACCCAAATTGGACACAGATTTGTACTAACTGTAATGGACTACTACTCCAAATGGGTGGAAGCCTACCCCATGAAGACGTGCACCAGTAAAGAGATTGCCAAAATCATCTCTGACCTCATCTCTCGCTTCGGCTTCCCTGTTGGAATCCTGTGTTGTTTGGGTGTAATGCTGACTGTAGAG atCAACTCGGCTTTGGGGGATCTGAAGAAACTGACAGGCCAACTCATATTCTACCGTCCTCTAGGAGTGTCACTGGATCCAGTAACAAAGTCCCTTGTAGACCG GTTGGTGTCAGATTTGGTGAAAGAACATCCTGATCACTGGGATGTTTACTTGGCTGCCAGTGTGTTCAGCTTCTGCTGCAAAGAGCACCCCACCACCAGACAAATACCGCTGTCTCTGCTGCGCTGCGGAGGGACTCAGTCTGTCTCCACCTCACCAAGAAAGCTGCCT TACAATGGGATTAAAGGAAGAACCTTTGTCATACTAGAAGCCCAACCACCTACAAAGGAAGTCTGTGCGCAGTGCAGTCAGTGCTTGGAATGGTTGTTGGTCACTCAGGACTCTGAGCTGAAGAGATATGAGGAGATGAAACTTGGGGATGAGGACTACACCCACACCTGTGTGAGCTGCAGAGTGGCCATGAGCTGTAGGGTGGCCCTGGAGGTCATGAGGGGTTAG
- the LOC109877749 gene encoding uncharacterized protein LOC109877749 isoform X1 yields MSCSAYSCKNRGHDTYDKNNQLRAKKVRLHRFPLSDTKRLKKWIHQTRLKAWKPTKSSRLCSEHFQEKYLITPSTGRGIRLRNDAIPTIFSFPSQFQKKKTAGTRKRVTLFPEDRVPEDVSSIQAEPKCSSAVSTRLKKTPSYLNHSIWHPSHFHDDYCIPQSIDWAVKDKPNEVPPSALQKQGLIFIPKLAIRIKEKWEWLTMEVKGPFPETQIGHRFVLTVMDYYSKWVEAYPMKTCTSKEIAKIISDLISRFGFPVGILCCLGVMLTVEINSALGDLKKLTGQLIFYRPLGVSLDPVTKSLVDRLVSDLVKEHPDHWDVYLAASVFSFCCKEHPTTRQIPLSLLRCGGTQSVSTSPRKLPYNGIKGRTFVILEAQPPTKEVCAQCSQCLEWLLVTQDSELKRYEEMKLGDEDYTHTCVSCRVAMSCRVALEVMRG; encoded by the exons ATGTCATGTTCAGCTTACAGCTGTAAGAATAGAGGACATGATACATATGATAAAAATAATCAGTTGCGTGCTAAAAAAGTTAGGCTTCACAG ATTTCCACTGAGCGACACCAAAAGACTAAAAAAGTGGATCCACCAGACGAGACTGAAAGCCTGGAAGCCAACCAAAAGCTCCAGACTGTGTTCCGAGCATTTCCAGGAGAAGTACCTGATAACACCCTCAACTGGGCGCGGTATTCGTTTACGTAATGATGCCATTCCAACTATATTTTCCTTTCCTAGTCAGTTCCAAAAAAAG AAAACAGCTGGAACGAGGAAAAGAGTAACCTTG TTTCCTGAGGATCGTGTTCCTGAGGATGTGTCATCAATACAAGCTGAGCCAAAGTG TAGTTCTGCAGTATCAACACGGTTGAAGAAGACTCCCAGTTACTTAAACCACAGTATATGGCACCCAAGTCATTTCCATGACGACTACTGTATACCACAG AGTATTGACTGGGCTGTGAAAGATAAACCAAATGAA GTCCCACCTTCAGCTTTACAAAAGCAAGGGCTGATCTTCATCCCCAAGCTCGCAATCAGG ATCAAGGAGAAATGGGAATGGCTGACAATGGAAGTGAAGGGGCCATTTCCAGAGACCCAAATTGGACACAGATTTGTACTAACTGTAATGGACTACTACTCCAAATGGGTGGAAGCCTACCCCATGAAGACGTGCACCAGTAAAGAGATTGCCAAAATCATCTCTGACCTCATCTCTCGCTTCGGCTTCCCTGTTGGAATCCTGTGTTGTTTGGGTGTAATGCTGACTGTAGAG atCAACTCGGCTTTGGGGGATCTGAAGAAACTGACAGGCCAACTCATATTCTACCGTCCTCTAGGAGTGTCACTGGATCCAGTAACAAAGTCCCTTGTAGACCG GTTGGTGTCAGATTTGGTGAAAGAACATCCTGATCACTGGGATGTTTACTTGGCTGCCAGTGTGTTCAGCTTCTGCTGCAAAGAGCACCCCACCACCAGACAAATACCGCTGTCTCTGCTGCGCTGCGGAGGGACTCAGTCTGTCTCCACCTCACCAAGAAAGCTGCCT TACAATGGGATTAAAGGAAGAACCTTTGTCATACTAGAAGCCCAACCACCTACAAAGGAAGTCTGTGCGCAGTGCAGTCAGTGCTTGGAATGGTTGTTGGTCACTCAGGACTCTGAGCTGAAGAGATATGAGGAGATGAAACTTGGGGATGAGGACTACACCCACACCTGTGTGAGCTGCAGAGTGGCCATGAGCTGTAGGGTGGCCCTGGAGGTCATGAGGGGTTAG